A single region of the Lates calcarifer isolate ASB-BC8 linkage group LG3, TLL_Latcal_v3, whole genome shotgun sequence genome encodes:
- the LOC108884025 gene encoding MAP7 domain-containing protein 1 isoform X8 — METMDYKELGNNFEEKLTLTEKSLPLQTDSQSIQNGDKSLGKDLLTPDDSAITDLSPKTDSSSKTETPTKTDASSKTDGRPSTPGTSSSPQPKKDSMSSEQRQKLAKERREERARYIEQQTQLQAAKKAQWLEKEEKARRLRESQLEDRRRKLEEQRLKAEKRRALLEEKQRQKLEKNKERYEAAIKRSTKKTWAEIRQQRWSWAGGLNQTSRRETRSLRLSPWESRIVERLMTPTLSFLARSRSAATLLNNSDSPSASPLNACSHHHPHQNAAERWRVSSASTPDITQRQRRRNSTPVDKKKKEKKDKERENEKEKNALTKEKVQKKRQTTSPVTTTTRSRPETSTPKPKNRPPSPAAPKSRPLSPLVPAAAAGAAAAAASKTPMGKKTPPPGAKTRPKRAQTPARVQPQTVTAVAVETGHEPQQPDTPEEKKNSSNVPAIVVSSAPVTPPSLSPPVVSAASPAVPSVEPAASPAANPAPAPAASTPAAPASKPSAGTNDPEEAARALAEKRRQAREQREREEQERLEQEQRNRILREEAMAREAEERKRREEEARFMAEQQRLRDEAQRAQEEKEAQERAKAEQEENERMQRQRDEAEAKAREEAERQRIEREKHFQKEEQERLERKKRLEEIMKRTRKSDAGDKKDVKASPQVNGKDTELNKAGNLQSPSTSVLSPSQGVSGPVVNGVQPTAHQNGVAANGEAADFEQIIQLNKGSNPGQQQSGLVSEPILAFEGGEPFLMKTGPMKPQHVAEVL; from the exons CTCTGCCCCTGCAGACAGACTCTCAGTCCATCCAGAATGGGGATAAGTCTTTGGGTAAAGACCTTCTGACTCCAGACGACTCAGCCATCACAGACCTCTCTCCTAAAACAGACTCCAGCTCCAAAACCGAGACCCCCACCAAGACAGATGCCTCCTCCAAGACAGATGGCAGGCCCTCCACCCCAGGCACCAGCAGCAGCCCTCAGCCCAAGAAAG ATTCGATGAGCTCAGAGCAACGACAGAAACTTGCCAAGGAGcggagggaggagagggccagaTATATCG AACAGCAAACTCAGCTGCAAG CGGCGAAGAAAGCCCAGtggctggagaaggaggagaaggccCGGCGTCTGAGGGAGAGCCAGCTGGAGGATCgcaggaggaagctggaggagcagcgACTGAAGGCAGAGAAACGCCGAGCACTGCTGGAGgagaagcaaagacagaaactaGAGAAGAACAAG GAGCGATATGAGGCAGCTATCAAGAGGTCCACAAAGAAGACGTGGGCCGAGATCCGCCAGCAGAGGTGGTCCTGGGCGGGCGGACTCAACCAGACCTCCCGCAGAGAAA CCCGCAGTCTGCGTCTGAGCCCGTGGGAGAGCCGGATCGTGGAGAGGCTCATGACGCCGACGCTGTCCTTCCTGGCCCGCAGCCGCAGCGCCGCCACCCTCCTCAACAACAGCGACTCTC CCTCTGCCAGTCCTCTGAATGCCTGCTCCCATCACCACCCGCACCAGAACGCCGCTGAGCGTTGGAGGGTCTCCTCCGCCAGCACGCCGGACATCACCCAGCGACAGCGCCGACGAAACTCCACACCG GTggataaaaagaagaaagagaagaaagacaaggagagggagaatgaaaaagagaagaacGCCCTCACAAAAGAGAAAGtgcagaagaagagacagacgaCATCACCTGTCACTACGACCACAAGATCCAGGCCAGAGACCAG caccCCAAAGCCCAAAAACAGACCCCCGTCGCCTGCCGCTCCCAAAAGCCGCCCCTTGTCCCCCTTggtgccagcagcagcagcaggagcagcagcagccgccgcCTCCAAGACCCCGATGGGCAAGAAGACACCTCCTCCCGGCGCCAAGACCCGACCCAAACGGGCCCAGACGCCCGCGAGGGTACAGCCCCAGACGGTCACTGCAGTCGCCGTGGAAACGGGCCACGAACCCCAGCAGCCCGACACcccagaggagaaaaaga ACTCCAGTAACGTTCCTGCCATCGTGGTGTCCTCTGCACCGGTCACGCCTCCTTCCCTCAGCCCACCGGTCGTATCAGCAGCTTCTCCCGCTGTGCCGAGCGTAGAGCCAGCTGCTTCTCCTGCCGCTAATCCTGCTCCTGCACCGGCTGCCTCCACCCCAGCTGCACCGGCCAGCAAGCCATCGGCAGGCACCAACGACCCAGAGGAGGCTGCTCGAGCCCTCGCAGAGAAACGCCGACAAGCCCGAGAGCAGAGGGAGCGGGAGGAGCAGGAGCGTctggagcaggagcagaggaacag GATCCTGCGGGAGGAGGCGATGGCCCGGGAGGCCGAGGAGAGGAAGcgcagggaggaggaggctcgATTCATGGCCGAGCAGCAGCGTCTGAGAGACGAAGCTCAGCGAGCtcaagaggagaaggaggcgcAGGAGCGAGCCAAAGCCGAGCAGGAGGAGAACGAGAGGATGCAGAGACAG cgGGATGAAGCTGAAGCCAAAGCCCGCGAGGAGGCCGAGCGTCAGCGcatagagagggagaaacactTCCAGAAAGAAGAGCAAGAGCGActggagaggaagaag CGCCTCGAGGAGATCATGAAGAGGACTCGGAAAAGTGATGCAGGCGATAAG AAGGATGTCAAAGCCTCTCCACAAGTCAACGGCAAAGACACAGAGCTCAATAAAG CTGGAAACCTGCAGAGCCCCAGCACATCAGTTCTCAGCCCGTCGCAAGGCGTCTCTGGTCCCGTCGTGAACGGCGTCCAGCCCACTGCTCACCAAAACGGCGTCGCGGCCAACGGAGAGGCGGCGGACTTCGAGCAGATCATCCAGCTAAACAAGGGCAGCAACCCTGGTCAACAGCAGAGCGGGCTGGTCAGCGAGCCAATCCTGGCGTTCGAGGGAGGAGAGCCCTTCCTGATGAAAACAGGCCCAATGAAGCCTCAGCATGTTGCAG AGGTCCTGTGA
- the LOC108884025 gene encoding MAP7 domain-containing protein 1 isoform X6 — METMDYKELGNNFEEKLTLTEKSLPLQTDSQSIQNGDKSLGKDLLTPDDSAITDLSPKTDSSSKTETPTKTDASSKTDGRPSTPGTSSSPQPKKDSMSSEQRQKLAKERREERARYIEQQTQLQAAKKAQWLEKEEKARRLRESQLEDRRRKLEEQRLKAEKRRALLEEKQRQKLEKNKERYEAAIKRSTKKTWAEIRQQRWSWAGGLNQTSRRETRSLRLSPWESRIVERLMTPTLSFLARSRSAATLLNNSDSHSHHCSRSASASPLNACSHHHPHQNAAERWRVSSASTPDITQRQRRRNSTPVDKKKKEKKDKERENEKEKNALTKEKVQKKRQTTSPVTTTTRSRPETSTPKPKNRPPSPAAPKSRPLSPLVPAAAAGAAAAAASKTPMGKKTPPPGAKTRPKRAQTPARVQPQTVTAVAVETGHEPQQPDTPEEKKNSSNVPAIVVSSAPVTPPSLSPPVVSAASPAVPSVEPAASPAANPAPAPAASTPAAPASKPSAGTNDPEEAARALAEKRRQAREQREREEQERLEQEQRNRILREEAMAREAEERKRREEEARFMAEQQRLRDEAQRAQEEKEAQERAKAEQEENERMQRQRDEAEAKAREEAERQRIEREKHFQKEEQERLERKKRLEEIMKRTRKSDAGDKKDVKASPQVNGKDTELNKAGNLQSPSTSVLSPSQGVSGPVVNGVQPTAHQNGVAANGEAADFEQIIQLNKGSNPGQQQSGLVSEPILAFEGGEPFLMKTGPMKPQHVAEVL; from the exons CTCTGCCCCTGCAGACAGACTCTCAGTCCATCCAGAATGGGGATAAGTCTTTGGGTAAAGACCTTCTGACTCCAGACGACTCAGCCATCACAGACCTCTCTCCTAAAACAGACTCCAGCTCCAAAACCGAGACCCCCACCAAGACAGATGCCTCCTCCAAGACAGATGGCAGGCCCTCCACCCCAGGCACCAGCAGCAGCCCTCAGCCCAAGAAAG ATTCGATGAGCTCAGAGCAACGACAGAAACTTGCCAAGGAGcggagggaggagagggccagaTATATCG AACAGCAAACTCAGCTGCAAG CGGCGAAGAAAGCCCAGtggctggagaaggaggagaaggccCGGCGTCTGAGGGAGAGCCAGCTGGAGGATCgcaggaggaagctggaggagcagcgACTGAAGGCAGAGAAACGCCGAGCACTGCTGGAGgagaagcaaagacagaaactaGAGAAGAACAAG GAGCGATATGAGGCAGCTATCAAGAGGTCCACAAAGAAGACGTGGGCCGAGATCCGCCAGCAGAGGTGGTCCTGGGCGGGCGGACTCAACCAGACCTCCCGCAGAGAAA CCCGCAGTCTGCGTCTGAGCCCGTGGGAGAGCCGGATCGTGGAGAGGCTCATGACGCCGACGCTGTCCTTCCTGGCCCGCAGCCGCAGCGCCGCCACCCTCCTCAACAACAGCGACTCTC ACTCTCACCACTGCTCCCGTTCAGCCTCTGCCAGTCCTCTGAATGCCTGCTCCCATCACCACCCGCACCAGAACGCCGCTGAGCGTTGGAGGGTCTCCTCCGCCAGCACGCCGGACATCACCCAGCGACAGCGCCGACGAAACTCCACACCG GTggataaaaagaagaaagagaagaaagacaaggagagggagaatgaaaaagagaagaacGCCCTCACAAAAGAGAAAGtgcagaagaagagacagacgaCATCACCTGTCACTACGACCACAAGATCCAGGCCAGAGACCAG caccCCAAAGCCCAAAAACAGACCCCCGTCGCCTGCCGCTCCCAAAAGCCGCCCCTTGTCCCCCTTggtgccagcagcagcagcaggagcagcagcagccgccgcCTCCAAGACCCCGATGGGCAAGAAGACACCTCCTCCCGGCGCCAAGACCCGACCCAAACGGGCCCAGACGCCCGCGAGGGTACAGCCCCAGACGGTCACTGCAGTCGCCGTGGAAACGGGCCACGAACCCCAGCAGCCCGACACcccagaggagaaaaaga ACTCCAGTAACGTTCCTGCCATCGTGGTGTCCTCTGCACCGGTCACGCCTCCTTCCCTCAGCCCACCGGTCGTATCAGCAGCTTCTCCCGCTGTGCCGAGCGTAGAGCCAGCTGCTTCTCCTGCCGCTAATCCTGCTCCTGCACCGGCTGCCTCCACCCCAGCTGCACCGGCCAGCAAGCCATCGGCAGGCACCAACGACCCAGAGGAGGCTGCTCGAGCCCTCGCAGAGAAACGCCGACAAGCCCGAGAGCAGAGGGAGCGGGAGGAGCAGGAGCGTctggagcaggagcagaggaacag GATCCTGCGGGAGGAGGCGATGGCCCGGGAGGCCGAGGAGAGGAAGcgcagggaggaggaggctcgATTCATGGCCGAGCAGCAGCGTCTGAGAGACGAAGCTCAGCGAGCtcaagaggagaaggaggcgcAGGAGCGAGCCAAAGCCGAGCAGGAGGAGAACGAGAGGATGCAGAGACAG cgGGATGAAGCTGAAGCCAAAGCCCGCGAGGAGGCCGAGCGTCAGCGcatagagagggagaaacactTCCAGAAAGAAGAGCAAGAGCGActggagaggaagaag CGCCTCGAGGAGATCATGAAGAGGACTCGGAAAAGTGATGCAGGCGATAAG AAGGATGTCAAAGCCTCTCCACAAGTCAACGGCAAAGACACAGAGCTCAATAAAG CTGGAAACCTGCAGAGCCCCAGCACATCAGTTCTCAGCCCGTCGCAAGGCGTCTCTGGTCCCGTCGTGAACGGCGTCCAGCCCACTGCTCACCAAAACGGCGTCGCGGCCAACGGAGAGGCGGCGGACTTCGAGCAGATCATCCAGCTAAACAAGGGCAGCAACCCTGGTCAACAGCAGAGCGGGCTGGTCAGCGAGCCAATCCTGGCGTTCGAGGGAGGAGAGCCCTTCCTGATGAAAACAGGCCCAATGAAGCCTCAGCATGTTGCAG AGGTCCTGTGA
- the LOC108884025 gene encoding MAP7 domain-containing protein 1 isoform X10, with protein MSSEQRQKLAKERREERARYIAAKKAQWLEKEEKARRLRESQLEDRRRKLEEQRLKAEKRRALLEEKQRQKLEKNKERYEAAIKRSTKKTWAEIRQQRWSWAGGLNQTSRRESRCSASTVNLPRQVDPVINNRLSKSSATLWNSPNRTRSLRLSPWESRIVERLMTPTLSFLARSRSAATLLNNSDSHSHHCSRSASASPLNACSHHHPHQNAAERWRVSSASTPDITQRQRRRNSTPVDKKKKEKKDKERENEKEKNALTKEKVQKKRQTTSPVTTTTRSRPETSTPKPKNRPPSPAAPKSRPLSPLVPAAAAGAAAAAASKTPMGKKTPPPGAKTRPKRAQTPARVQPQTVTAVAVETGHEPQQPDTPEEKKNSSNVPAIVVSSAPVTPPSLSPPVVSAASPAVPSVEPAASPAANPAPAPAASTPAAPASKPSAGTNDPEEAARALAEKRRQAREQREREEQERLEQEQRNRILREEAMAREAEERKRREEEARFMAEQQRLRDEAQRAQEEKEAQERAKAEQEENERMQRQRDEAEAKAREEAERQRIEREKHFQKEEQERLERKKRLEEIMKRTRKSDAGDKKDVKASPQVNGKDTELNKAGNLQSPSTSVLSPSQGVSGPVVNGVQPTAHQNGVAANGEAADFEQIIQLNKGSNPGQQQSGLVSEPILAFEGGEPFLMKTGPMKPQHVAEVL; from the exons ATGAGCTCAGAGCAACGACAGAAACTTGCCAAGGAGcggagggaggagagggccagaTATATCG CGGCGAAGAAAGCCCAGtggctggagaaggaggagaaggccCGGCGTCTGAGGGAGAGCCAGCTGGAGGATCgcaggaggaagctggaggagcagcgACTGAAGGCAGAGAAACGCCGAGCACTGCTGGAGgagaagcaaagacagaaactaGAGAAGAACAAG GAGCGATATGAGGCAGCTATCAAGAGGTCCACAAAGAAGACGTGGGCCGAGATCCGCCAGCAGAGGTGGTCCTGGGCGGGCGGACTCAACCAGACCTCCCGCAGAGAAA GCAGATGCTCGGCCTCCACGGTCAACTTGCCGAGACAGGTGGACCCTGTCATTAACAACAGGCTGTCCAAGTCCTCTGCCACGCTCTGGAACTCCCCCAACAGAA CCCGCAGTCTGCGTCTGAGCCCGTGGGAGAGCCGGATCGTGGAGAGGCTCATGACGCCGACGCTGTCCTTCCTGGCCCGCAGCCGCAGCGCCGCCACCCTCCTCAACAACAGCGACTCTC ACTCTCACCACTGCTCCCGTTCAGCCTCTGCCAGTCCTCTGAATGCCTGCTCCCATCACCACCCGCACCAGAACGCCGCTGAGCGTTGGAGGGTCTCCTCCGCCAGCACGCCGGACATCACCCAGCGACAGCGCCGACGAAACTCCACACCG GTggataaaaagaagaaagagaagaaagacaaggagagggagaatgaaaaagagaagaacGCCCTCACAAAAGAGAAAGtgcagaagaagagacagacgaCATCACCTGTCACTACGACCACAAGATCCAGGCCAGAGACCAG caccCCAAAGCCCAAAAACAGACCCCCGTCGCCTGCCGCTCCCAAAAGCCGCCCCTTGTCCCCCTTggtgccagcagcagcagcaggagcagcagcagccgccgcCTCCAAGACCCCGATGGGCAAGAAGACACCTCCTCCCGGCGCCAAGACCCGACCCAAACGGGCCCAGACGCCCGCGAGGGTACAGCCCCAGACGGTCACTGCAGTCGCCGTGGAAACGGGCCACGAACCCCAGCAGCCCGACACcccagaggagaaaaaga ACTCCAGTAACGTTCCTGCCATCGTGGTGTCCTCTGCACCGGTCACGCCTCCTTCCCTCAGCCCACCGGTCGTATCAGCAGCTTCTCCCGCTGTGCCGAGCGTAGAGCCAGCTGCTTCTCCTGCCGCTAATCCTGCTCCTGCACCGGCTGCCTCCACCCCAGCTGCACCGGCCAGCAAGCCATCGGCAGGCACCAACGACCCAGAGGAGGCTGCTCGAGCCCTCGCAGAGAAACGCCGACAAGCCCGAGAGCAGAGGGAGCGGGAGGAGCAGGAGCGTctggagcaggagcagaggaacag GATCCTGCGGGAGGAGGCGATGGCCCGGGAGGCCGAGGAGAGGAAGcgcagggaggaggaggctcgATTCATGGCCGAGCAGCAGCGTCTGAGAGACGAAGCTCAGCGAGCtcaagaggagaaggaggcgcAGGAGCGAGCCAAAGCCGAGCAGGAGGAGAACGAGAGGATGCAGAGACAG cgGGATGAAGCTGAAGCCAAAGCCCGCGAGGAGGCCGAGCGTCAGCGcatagagagggagaaacactTCCAGAAAGAAGAGCAAGAGCGActggagaggaagaag CGCCTCGAGGAGATCATGAAGAGGACTCGGAAAAGTGATGCAGGCGATAAG AAGGATGTCAAAGCCTCTCCACAAGTCAACGGCAAAGACACAGAGCTCAATAAAG CTGGAAACCTGCAGAGCCCCAGCACATCAGTTCTCAGCCCGTCGCAAGGCGTCTCTGGTCCCGTCGTGAACGGCGTCCAGCCCACTGCTCACCAAAACGGCGTCGCGGCCAACGGAGAGGCGGCGGACTTCGAGCAGATCATCCAGCTAAACAAGGGCAGCAACCCTGGTCAACAGCAGAGCGGGCTGGTCAGCGAGCCAATCCTGGCGTTCGAGGGAGGAGAGCCCTTCCTGATGAAAACAGGCCCAATGAAGCCTCAGCATGTTGCAG AGGTCCTGTGA
- the LOC108884025 gene encoding MAP7 domain-containing protein 1 isoform X9: protein MSSEQRQKLAKERREERARYIEQQTQLQAAKKAQWLEKEEKARRLRESQLEDRRRKLEEQRLKAEKRRALLEEKQRQKLEKNKERYEAAIKRSTKKTWAEIRQQRWSWAGGLNQTSRRESRCSASTVNLPRQVDPVINNRLSKSSATLWNSPNRTRSLRLSPWESRIVERLMTPTLSFLARSRSAATLLNNSDSHSHHCSRSASASPLNACSHHHPHQNAAERWRVSSASTPDITQRQRRRNSTPVDKKKKEKKDKERENEKEKNALTKEKVQKKRQTTSPVTTTTRSRPETSTPKPKNRPPSPAAPKSRPLSPLVPAAAAGAAAAAASKTPMGKKTPPPGAKTRPKRAQTPARVQPQTVTAVAVETGHEPQQPDTPEEKKNSSNVPAIVVSSAPVTPPSLSPPVVSAASPAVPSVEPAASPAANPAPAPAASTPAAPASKPSAGTNDPEEAARALAEKRRQAREQREREEQERLEQEQRNRILREEAMAREAEERKRREEEARFMAEQQRLRDEAQRAQEEKEAQERAKAEQEENERMQRQRDEAEAKAREEAERQRIEREKHFQKEEQERLERKKRLEEIMKRTRKSDAGDKKDVKASPQVNGKDTELNKAGNLQSPSTSVLSPSQGVSGPVVNGVQPTAHQNGVAANGEAADFEQIIQLNKGSNPGQQQSGLVSEPILAFEGGEPFLMKTGPMKPQHVAEVL from the exons ATGAGCTCAGAGCAACGACAGAAACTTGCCAAGGAGcggagggaggagagggccagaTATATCG AACAGCAAACTCAGCTGCAAG CGGCGAAGAAAGCCCAGtggctggagaaggaggagaaggccCGGCGTCTGAGGGAGAGCCAGCTGGAGGATCgcaggaggaagctggaggagcagcgACTGAAGGCAGAGAAACGCCGAGCACTGCTGGAGgagaagcaaagacagaaactaGAGAAGAACAAG GAGCGATATGAGGCAGCTATCAAGAGGTCCACAAAGAAGACGTGGGCCGAGATCCGCCAGCAGAGGTGGTCCTGGGCGGGCGGACTCAACCAGACCTCCCGCAGAGAAA GCAGATGCTCGGCCTCCACGGTCAACTTGCCGAGACAGGTGGACCCTGTCATTAACAACAGGCTGTCCAAGTCCTCTGCCACGCTCTGGAACTCCCCCAACAGAA CCCGCAGTCTGCGTCTGAGCCCGTGGGAGAGCCGGATCGTGGAGAGGCTCATGACGCCGACGCTGTCCTTCCTGGCCCGCAGCCGCAGCGCCGCCACCCTCCTCAACAACAGCGACTCTC ACTCTCACCACTGCTCCCGTTCAGCCTCTGCCAGTCCTCTGAATGCCTGCTCCCATCACCACCCGCACCAGAACGCCGCTGAGCGTTGGAGGGTCTCCTCCGCCAGCACGCCGGACATCACCCAGCGACAGCGCCGACGAAACTCCACACCG GTggataaaaagaagaaagagaagaaagacaaggagagggagaatgaaaaagagaagaacGCCCTCACAAAAGAGAAAGtgcagaagaagagacagacgaCATCACCTGTCACTACGACCACAAGATCCAGGCCAGAGACCAG caccCCAAAGCCCAAAAACAGACCCCCGTCGCCTGCCGCTCCCAAAAGCCGCCCCTTGTCCCCCTTggtgccagcagcagcagcaggagcagcagcagccgccgcCTCCAAGACCCCGATGGGCAAGAAGACACCTCCTCCCGGCGCCAAGACCCGACCCAAACGGGCCCAGACGCCCGCGAGGGTACAGCCCCAGACGGTCACTGCAGTCGCCGTGGAAACGGGCCACGAACCCCAGCAGCCCGACACcccagaggagaaaaaga ACTCCAGTAACGTTCCTGCCATCGTGGTGTCCTCTGCACCGGTCACGCCTCCTTCCCTCAGCCCACCGGTCGTATCAGCAGCTTCTCCCGCTGTGCCGAGCGTAGAGCCAGCTGCTTCTCCTGCCGCTAATCCTGCTCCTGCACCGGCTGCCTCCACCCCAGCTGCACCGGCCAGCAAGCCATCGGCAGGCACCAACGACCCAGAGGAGGCTGCTCGAGCCCTCGCAGAGAAACGCCGACAAGCCCGAGAGCAGAGGGAGCGGGAGGAGCAGGAGCGTctggagcaggagcagaggaacag GATCCTGCGGGAGGAGGCGATGGCCCGGGAGGCCGAGGAGAGGAAGcgcagggaggaggaggctcgATTCATGGCCGAGCAGCAGCGTCTGAGAGACGAAGCTCAGCGAGCtcaagaggagaaggaggcgcAGGAGCGAGCCAAAGCCGAGCAGGAGGAGAACGAGAGGATGCAGAGACAG cgGGATGAAGCTGAAGCCAAAGCCCGCGAGGAGGCCGAGCGTCAGCGcatagagagggagaaacactTCCAGAAAGAAGAGCAAGAGCGActggagaggaagaag CGCCTCGAGGAGATCATGAAGAGGACTCGGAAAAGTGATGCAGGCGATAAG AAGGATGTCAAAGCCTCTCCACAAGTCAACGGCAAAGACACAGAGCTCAATAAAG CTGGAAACCTGCAGAGCCCCAGCACATCAGTTCTCAGCCCGTCGCAAGGCGTCTCTGGTCCCGTCGTGAACGGCGTCCAGCCCACTGCTCACCAAAACGGCGTCGCGGCCAACGGAGAGGCGGCGGACTTCGAGCAGATCATCCAGCTAAACAAGGGCAGCAACCCTGGTCAACAGCAGAGCGGGCTGGTCAGCGAGCCAATCCTGGCGTTCGAGGGAGGAGAGCCCTTCCTGATGAAAACAGGCCCAATGAAGCCTCAGCATGTTGCAG AGGTCCTGTGA